The Pseudomonas fluorescens genome includes a window with the following:
- a CDS encoding DUF3299 domain-containing protein translates to MPRALLALLMMVALPLWAAEPRDLAWSEMIPPDAPPEVPNMTPLHDLSKMSDALAAESAPAAKQDLPNAPVVKALDGQQIRLPGYIVPLEVSEEGRTTDFLLVPYFGACIHVPPPPSNQIVHVKSEVGVKLDELYQPYWVEGPMQVKPSTSELADAGYQMEAEKIYVYELPE, encoded by the coding sequence ATGCCCCGCGCCCTGCTTGCGCTGTTGATGATGGTCGCCCTGCCGCTGTGGGCGGCCGAGCCGAGGGACCTGGCCTGGTCGGAAATGATCCCGCCGGACGCCCCGCCAGAAGTGCCGAACATGACCCCGCTGCACGACTTGTCGAAGATGAGCGACGCCCTGGCCGCCGAATCCGCCCCTGCGGCCAAGCAAGACTTGCCCAACGCCCCGGTGGTCAAGGCCCTCGATGGCCAGCAGATTCGTTTGCCGGGCTATATCGTGCCGCTGGAAGTCAGCGAGGAAGGTCGCACCACCGACTTTTTGCTGGTGCCGTATTTCGGCGCCTGTATCCACGTACCGCCACCGCCGTCCAACCAGATCGTGCATGTGAAAAGTGAAGTCGGGGTCAAGCTCGACGAGTTGTATCAACCGTACTGGGTCGAAGGGCCGATGCAGGTCAAGCCGTCCACCAGTGAACTGGCCGATGCCGGGTATCAGATGGAGGCCGAGAAGATTTATGTGTATGAGCTGCCGGAGTGA
- a CDS encoding ABC transporter permease: MYLFRLAMASLANRRFTAILTAFAIALSVCLLLAVERVRTEARASFASTISGTDLIVGARSGSVNLLLYSVFRIGNATNNIRWDSFEHFASNPKVKWAIPMSLGDSHRGYRVMGTTEAYFEHYQYGRQQHLELADGRAFATDPFEVVLGAEVAEALHYKLGDKLVLAHGVAAISLVKHDDKPFTVVGILKRTGTPVDRTLHISLGGMEAIHIDWKNGVPAQGNGRISADQARNMDLTPQAITAFMLGLNNKISTFALQREINEFRGEPLLAILPGVALQELWSLMGTAEKALFVISLFVVLTGLIGMLTAILTSLNERRREMAILRSVGARPWHIATLLVLEAFALALAGVIAGLALLYIGIAAAQGYVQSAYGLYLPLSWPSEYEWTLLAGILVAALLMGSVPAWRAYRQSLADGLSIRL, from the coding sequence ATGTATTTGTTCCGTCTAGCCATGGCCAGCCTGGCGAACCGCCGCTTCACCGCGATCCTCACCGCGTTTGCCATCGCCCTTTCTGTTTGTTTGTTGCTGGCAGTGGAGCGGGTACGTACCGAGGCGCGAGCCAGTTTCGCCAGCACCATCAGTGGCACTGACCTGATCGTCGGCGCCCGCTCCGGCTCGGTGAACCTGCTGCTGTATTCGGTGTTTCGCATCGGCAACGCCACCAACAACATCCGCTGGGACAGCTTTGAACACTTCGCCAGTAACCCGAAAGTGAAGTGGGCGATCCCCATGTCCCTAGGCGATTCCCACCGTGGTTATCGGGTGATGGGTACCACCGAGGCCTACTTCGAGCATTACCAGTACGGCCGCCAGCAGCACTTGGAACTGGCCGACGGCCGGGCTTTCGCAACCGATCCGTTCGAAGTGGTGCTCGGTGCCGAAGTGGCCGAGGCGCTGCACTACAAGCTCGGCGATAAACTGGTACTGGCCCACGGCGTGGCGGCGATCAGCCTGGTCAAGCATGACGACAAGCCCTTCACCGTGGTCGGGATTCTCAAGCGCACCGGCACCCCGGTGGACCGCACGCTGCACATCAGCCTCGGCGGCATGGAGGCGATCCACATCGACTGGAAGAACGGCGTGCCGGCCCAGGGCAATGGCCGCATCAGCGCCGACCAGGCCCGCAACATGGACCTCACGCCCCAAGCGATCACCGCGTTCATGCTCGGCCTCAACAACAAGATCTCCACCTTTGCCTTGCAGCGCGAGATCAACGAGTTCCGCGGCGAACCCTTGCTGGCGATCCTGCCCGGCGTGGCGCTTCAGGAATTGTGGAGCCTGATGGGCACCGCGGAAAAAGCCCTGTTCGTGATTTCGCTGTTCGTGGTCCTGACCGGGTTGATCGGCATGCTTACGGCGATCCTCACCAGCCTCAACGAGCGGCGCCGGGAAATGGCGATCCTGCGCTCGGTGGGTGCGCGGCCGTGGCACATCGCAACGCTGCTGGTGCTCGAAGCCTTCGCCCTGGCGCTGGCCGGGGTCATCGCCGGGCTGGCCTTGCTGTACATCGGCATCGCTGCCGCCCAGGGTTACGTGCAGTCGGCCTATGGCTTGTACCTGCCGCTGAGCTGGCCGAGCGAATATGAATGGACGCTGCTGGCTGGCATCCTGGTCGCCGCCCTGCTGATGGGCAGCGTGCCGGCCTGGCGCGCCTATCGCCAATCGTTGGCCGACGGCCTGTCGATCCGTCTATGA
- a CDS encoding ABC transporter ATP-binding protein, whose amino-acid sequence MTQALIELSDLGFSWPGHPPLLDIPAFRLEAGETLFLKGPSGSGKTTLLGLLGGVQTPDRGSIRLLGQELSELGAGRRDRFRVDHTGYIFQQFNLLPFLSVRENVELPCHFSKLRAQRAIQRHGSVDQAAATLLAHLGLTDPNLLGRRADSLSIGQQQRVAAARALIGQPELVIADEPTSALDYDARENFLRLLFAECREAGSSLLFVSHDQSLAPLFDRNLSLADLNRAATPLEV is encoded by the coding sequence ATGACCCAAGCACTCATCGAACTCTCCGACCTAGGCTTCAGTTGGCCCGGGCATCCGCCGTTGCTGGATATCCCGGCGTTCCGCCTGGAGGCTGGTGAGACGCTGTTTCTCAAGGGCCCGAGCGGCAGCGGCAAGACCACCTTGCTGGGGCTGCTGGGCGGGGTGCAGACACCGGACCGCGGCAGCATCCGCCTGCTTGGCCAGGAACTCAGCGAACTGGGCGCAGGCCGTCGCGACCGCTTTCGCGTCGACCACACCGGCTATATCTTCCAGCAGTTCAACCTGCTGCCGTTTCTCTCGGTGCGCGAAAACGTCGAGCTGCCCTGTCACTTTTCCAAGCTGCGTGCGCAACGGGCGATCCAGCGCCACGGCAGCGTCGATCAAGCCGCCGCCACGCTGCTGGCCCACCTGGGCTTGACCGATCCGAACCTGTTGGGGCGGCGCGCCGACTCGCTGTCCATCGGCCAACAGCAACGGGTCGCCGCCGCCCGGGCCCTGATCGGCCAGCCGGAGCTGGTGATCGCCGACGAGCCGACTTCGGCCCTGGACTACGACGCCCGGGAAAACTTCCTGCGACTGCTGTTCGCCGAATGCCGCGAGGCCGGCTCGAGCCTGTTGTTCGTCAGCCACGACCAGAGCCTGGCACCGCTGTTCGACCGCAACCTGTCGCTGGCCGATCTCAATCGCGCCGCCACGCCACTCGAGGTTTGA
- a CDS encoding DUF2796 domain-containing protein, with amino-acid sequence MRRLLLALPFALLPLAVAHGAVEHDHDHEHGSLGAHEHGVGRLNAALDGQTLELELESPAMNLVGFEHAATSDADKAKVAAVRAQLDKPLALFNLPAAAKCTVAQQELESPLFGDEPDHEDHDEDGDEHHGEHSEIHAHYQFTCAAPGALKNLDLATLFKTFPATQKIQVQLISPSGQQGVEVTAKAASLKF; translated from the coding sequence ATGCGTCGTCTGCTTCTCGCTTTGCCGTTCGCCCTGCTGCCATTGGCCGTCGCTCATGGGGCGGTCGAGCATGATCATGACCACGAGCACGGCAGCCTGGGTGCCCATGAACACGGTGTGGGCCGGTTGAACGCCGCCCTGGACGGCCAGACCCTGGAGCTGGAACTGGAAAGCCCGGCGATGAACCTGGTGGGCTTCGAACATGCTGCCACCAGCGATGCCGACAAGGCCAAGGTCGCCGCCGTACGCGCGCAGCTGGACAAGCCACTAGCATTGTTCAACCTGCCGGCCGCCGCCAAATGCACCGTGGCCCAACAGGAACTGGAAAGCCCATTGTTCGGCGATGAACCGGACCACGAAGACCATGATGAAGACGGCGACGAGCACCACGGCGAGCACAGTGAGATTCATGCCCACTACCAATTCACCTGCGCCGCCCCGGGTGCACTGAAGAACCTGGACTTGGCGACCCTGTTCAAAACCTTCCCGGCCACCCAGAAAATTCAGGTACAACTGATCAGCCCAAGCGGCCAGCAAGGCGTGGAAGTGACGGCCAAGGCGGCCAGCCTGAAATTCTAA
- the trxA gene encoding thioredoxin, with amino-acid sequence MTQETPYIFDATTADFDQSVIANSFHKPVLVDFWAEWCAPCKALMPMLQTIAESYQGELLLAKVNCDIEQDIVARFGIRSLPTVVLFKDGQPVDGFAGAQPESAVRAMLEPHVQMPPPAAADPFEQAQALFDDGRFADAEALLTVLLGEDNTNAKALILYARCLTERGELDEAQTVLDAVKSDEHKAALAGAKAQIQFLGLAKHLPDAADLKARLAKDPQDDEAVYQLAIQQLARQQYEAALDALLKLFVRNRSYSEGLPHKTLLQVFELLGNDHPLVTTYRRKLFAALY; translated from the coding sequence ATGACTCAGGAAACGCCCTACATCTTCGACGCCACCACCGCCGATTTCGACCAGTCGGTGATCGCGAACTCTTTCCACAAACCGGTGCTGGTGGATTTCTGGGCCGAGTGGTGTGCGCCGTGCAAGGCCCTGATGCCGATGCTGCAAACCATTGCCGAGAGCTATCAGGGCGAACTGCTGCTGGCCAAGGTCAACTGCGACATCGAGCAGGATATCGTCGCCCGCTTCGGCATCCGCAGCCTGCCCACCGTGGTGCTGTTCAAGGACGGTCAGCCGGTCGATGGCTTTGCCGGGGCCCAGCCGGAATCGGCGGTGCGGGCGATGCTCGAACCCCACGTGCAGATGCCACCGCCAGCCGCCGCCGACCCGTTCGAACAAGCCCAGGCGCTGTTCGACGACGGTCGTTTCGCCGACGCTGAAGCCCTGCTCACGGTGTTGCTGGGTGAAGACAACACCAACGCCAAGGCGCTGATCCTGTACGCCCGTTGCCTGACTGAACGCGGCGAGCTGGACGAAGCGCAGACCGTGCTCGATGCGGTAAAAAGCGACGAGCACAAAGCCGCGCTCGCGGGCGCCAAGGCGCAAATCCAGTTCCTCGGCCTGGCCAAGCACCTGCCGGACGCCGCCGACCTCAAGGCGCGCCTGGCGAAAGACCCGCAGGACGATGAAGCGGTGTACCAACTGGCGATCCAGCAACTGGCGCGCCAGCAGTACGAAGCGGCCCTCGATGCGCTGCTCAAGCTGTTCGTGCGTAACCGCAGCTACAGCGAAGGCTTGCCCCACAAGACCTTGCTGCAAGTGTTCGAACTGCTGGGCAACGATCATCCCCTGGTGACGACCTATCGTCGCAAGCTGTTCGCGGCGTTGTATTAG
- a CDS encoding class I SAM-dependent methyltransferase, which produces MSAPQDLQRALSELLGDARLVACPLPGADLKLWLIDGDNMDRAFSPEETRRILHEPPYWSFCWASGLAMARYLAEQPQWVKGKRILDFGAGSGVAGIAAVKAGALEVVACDLDPLAIAACRANAALNDVELGYSTDFFAEADRFDLILVADVLYDRANLPLLDQFLSRGREALVADSRVRDFQHPLYRRIDMLQAMTLPDLAEPEEFRHVSLYHARRA; this is translated from the coding sequence ATGAGTGCACCGCAGGACCTGCAACGGGCGTTGAGTGAATTGCTGGGTGACGCGCGCCTGGTGGCCTGCCCGCTACCCGGCGCCGACTTGAAGTTGTGGCTGATCGACGGCGACAACATGGACCGCGCCTTCAGCCCGGAAGAAACCCGGCGCATTCTCCACGAGCCGCCCTATTGGAGTTTCTGCTGGGCCAGCGGCTTGGCGATGGCGCGCTATCTGGCCGAACAGCCGCAGTGGGTCAAGGGCAAGCGCATATTGGATTTTGGCGCCGGTTCCGGCGTGGCGGGCATCGCGGCGGTCAAGGCTGGAGCGCTGGAGGTGGTGGCCTGCGACCTGGACCCTCTGGCGATTGCCGCGTGCCGGGCCAATGCCGCGCTCAATGACGTGGAGCTGGGGTATTCAACGGATTTCTTCGCCGAGGCCGATCGCTTCGACCTGATCCTGGTCGCCGATGTGCTCTACGACCGGGCCAACCTGCCGCTGCTCGATCAATTCCTCAGCCGTGGTCGCGAGGCGTTGGTGGCCGATTCCCGGGTGCGGGACTTCCAGCATCCGCTGTACCGACGCATCGACATGCTCCAGGCCATGACCTTGCCGGACCTGGCCGAGCCTGAAGAGTTTCGGCATGTGAGCCTGTATCACGCGCGGCGCGCCTGA
- a CDS encoding YbaY family lipoprotein: MPLRSLVLLSLFSLLMACSSDAPKPAAPAPAPAPKQAQEKARQAAELGPLPAYQRELSGTLQGVPAGAEVELALLVIDDKDRPQQLLASSSLIGTNQALPFRLRFNPDAFPLGARVELRGRASQSGQLILHLPEQRISQPTTQALGALQFVKAP, encoded by the coding sequence ATGCCGCTACGATCGCTCGTTTTGCTCAGTCTTTTCAGCCTGCTGATGGCGTGCAGCAGCGACGCACCCAAACCCGCGGCTCCCGCCCCGGCACCAGCGCCGAAACAGGCCCAGGAAAAAGCCCGCCAAGCGGCCGAGCTAGGGCCGCTGCCGGCGTATCAGCGCGAATTGAGCGGCACCTTGCAAGGCGTGCCGGCCGGGGCCGAGGTCGAACTGGCGTTGCTGGTGATCGATGACAAGGACCGCCCACAGCAATTACTCGCCAGTTCCAGCCTGATCGGCACCAACCAGGCCCTGCCCTTCCGCCTGCGTTTCAACCCCGATGCCTTCCCGCTCGGCGCTCGCGTCGAGCTGCGCGGCCGCGCCAGCCAGTCGGGCCAGTTGATCCTGCACCTGCCGGAGCAACGCATCAGCCAACCAACCACCCAGGCCCTGGGCGCCCTGCAATTCGTCAAAGCGCCATGA
- the nrdR gene encoding transcriptional regulator NrdR yields MHCPFCGANDTKVIDSRLVAEGEQVRRRRECLACGERFTTFETAELVLPRLIKTDGSRQPFDEEKLRAGMQRALEKRPVSVERLEAALVHIKHKLRATGEREVKSLVVGELVMAELQKLDEVAYIRFASVYRRFQDLNEFREEIDRLAREPVKE; encoded by the coding sequence ATGCACTGTCCCTTCTGCGGTGCCAACGACACCAAGGTCATCGACTCGCGACTGGTCGCCGAGGGCGAACAAGTCCGCCGCCGCCGCGAATGCCTGGCTTGCGGCGAACGTTTCACGACGTTCGAGACCGCTGAACTGGTGTTGCCGCGCCTGATCAAAACCGACGGCAGCCGCCAGCCGTTCGATGAAGAAAAACTGCGCGCCGGCATGCAGCGCGCCCTGGAAAAACGCCCGGTGAGCGTCGAGCGCCTGGAAGCGGCGCTGGTGCACATCAAGCACAAGCTGCGGGCGACCGGCGAGCGCGAGGTCAAATCCCTGGTGGTCGGTGAGTTGGTGATGGCCGAGCTGCAGAAGCTCGATGAAGTCGCCTACATCCGTTTTGCCTCGGTGTACCGGCGCTTCCAGGACTTGAACGAGTTCCGCGAAGAAATCGACCGCCTGGCTCGCGAACCGGTGAAAGAATGA
- the ribD gene encoding bifunctional diaminohydroxyphosphoribosylaminopyrimidine deaminase/5-amino-6-(5-phosphoribosylamino)uracil reductase RibD, whose translation MTGSAQQAVLDAHYMARALELARRGHYTTHPNPRVGCVIVRDGQIVGEGWHIRAGEPHAEVHALRAAGEQARGATAYVTLEPCSHHGRTPPCADALVNAGVARVVAAMQDPNPEVAGRGLQRLAQAGIATESGVLEGEARKLNEGFLKRMEQGLPFVRVKLAMSLDGRTAMESGESQWITGPAARSAVQRLRAQASVVLTGADTVLADNARLTVRADELGLDAEQTALVMSRPPLRVLVDGRLRVPLDAAFFKAGPALVATCMAVEEQYANGPECMIVAGDDGQVDLRRLLVALAARDVNEVLVEAGPRLAGAFARQGLVDEFQIFIAGKFLGSSARPLLDWPLAQMKDAPQLKITEIRAVGDDWRVIAVPVPPASV comes from the coding sequence ATGACCGGCTCGGCGCAGCAGGCCGTCCTCGACGCCCACTACATGGCCCGTGCCCTGGAGTTGGCGCGGCGCGGTCACTACACCACCCACCCCAATCCCCGGGTCGGTTGCGTGATCGTGCGTGACGGGCAGATTGTCGGCGAAGGCTGGCACATCCGTGCCGGCGAGCCCCATGCCGAAGTCCATGCCCTGCGCGCCGCTGGCGAACAGGCTCGCGGCGCCACGGCTTACGTGACCCTCGAGCCGTGCAGCCATCACGGGCGTACGCCGCCGTGTGCCGATGCGCTGGTCAACGCCGGCGTGGCGCGGGTGGTGGCGGCGATGCAGGACCCTAACCCGGAAGTCGCCGGGCGTGGCCTGCAAAGGCTGGCCCAGGCCGGCATCGCCACCGAAAGCGGCGTGCTGGAGGGTGAAGCACGTAAGCTCAATGAAGGTTTTCTCAAACGCATGGAGCAGGGGCTGCCGTTCGTGCGGGTCAAGCTCGCCATGAGCCTCGATGGCCGCACCGCCATGGAAAGCGGCGAAAGCCAGTGGATCACTGGCCCGGCCGCACGTTCGGCGGTGCAACGCCTGCGCGCCCAGGCCAGTGTGGTGCTGACCGGCGCCGATACGGTGCTGGCGGACAACGCCCGGCTGACCGTGCGCGCCGATGAACTCGGGCTCGATGCCGAGCAGACGGCGTTGGTCATGAGCCGCCCGCCGCTGCGGGTGTTGGTGGACGGTCGTCTGCGGGTGCCGCTGGATGCCGCGTTTTTCAAGGCCGGTCCGGCGCTGGTCGCTACCTGCATGGCGGTGGAAGAACAATACGCCAACGGTCCCGAATGCATGATCGTGGCAGGCGATGACGGCCAGGTCGATCTGCGTCGGCTGCTGGTGGCGCTGGCTGCCCGGGATGTCAATGAAGTGCTGGTGGAGGCTGGTCCGCGCCTGGCGGGCGCTTTTGCCCGGCAAGGGCTGGTGGACGAGTTCCAGATTTTCATCGCCGGCAAGTTCCTCGGTTCTTCGGCGCGGCCGCTGTTGGACTGGCCGCTGGCGCAGATGAAGGACGCTCCCCAGCTGAAAATCACCGAAATCCGCGCCGTGGGCGATGACTGGCGAGTCATCGCCGTTCCCGTTCCACCGGCCAGCGTATAA
- a CDS encoding riboflavin synthase, whose product MFTGIIESIGSIRALTPKGGDVRVYVETGKLDLSDVKLGDSIAVNGVCLTAVELPGNGFLADVSRETLDCTAMNDLKSGSPVNLEKALTPTTRLGGHLVSGHVDGVGEVVSRTDNARAVEFRIRAPKELAKYIAHKGSITVDGTSLTVNAVDGAEFLLTIIPHTLSETIMASYRPGRRVNLEVDLLARYLERLLLGDKAAEPASGSNITESFLAANGYLKS is encoded by the coding sequence ATGTTTACCGGCATCATCGAATCCATCGGCAGCATCCGTGCACTCACCCCCAAGGGCGGCGATGTGCGGGTCTACGTCGAAACCGGCAAGCTCGACCTGAGCGACGTCAAGCTGGGCGACAGCATCGCCGTGAACGGCGTGTGCCTGACCGCCGTTGAACTGCCCGGCAACGGCTTCCTGGCCGACGTCAGCCGTGAAACCCTCGACTGCACGGCCATGAACGACCTCAAGAGTGGCAGCCCGGTCAACCTGGAAAAAGCCCTGACCCCCACCACTCGCTTGGGCGGGCACCTGGTCAGCGGCCATGTGGACGGCGTCGGCGAAGTGGTCTCGCGTACCGATAACGCCCGGGCCGTGGAGTTTCGCATCCGCGCGCCCAAGGAGCTGGCCAAGTACATCGCCCATAAAGGCTCGATCACCGTCGACGGTACCAGCCTGACGGTCAACGCGGTGGATGGTGCCGAATTCCTGCTGACGATCATTCCCCACACCCTGAGCGAAACCATCATGGCCTCGTACCGGCCAGGTCGCCGGGTCAACCTGGAAGTCGACTTGCTGGCCCGTTACCTGGAGCGCCTGCTGCTCGGTGACAAGGCCGCGGAGCCTGCATCCGGCAGCAACATCACCGAAAGCTTCCTGGCCGCCAACGGCTACCTCAAATCCTGA
- the ribBA gene encoding bifunctional 3,4-dihydroxy-2-butanone-4-phosphate synthase/GTP cyclohydrolase II, whose product MALNSIEELVEDIRQGKMVILMDDEDRENEGDLIMAAECCKAEHINFMAKHARGLICMPMTRERCELLKLPLMAPRNGSGFGTKFTVSIEAAEGVTTGISAADRARTVQAAAAKDAKAEDIVSPGHIFPLMAQAGGTLARAGHTEAACDLARMAGFEPSGVICEVMNDDGTMSRRAELETFAAEHNIKIGTIADLIHYRMIHERTVQRIAEQPLDSELGQFNLVTYRDSVEGDVHMALTLGTVCAEEPTLVRVHNMDPLRDLLMVKQPGRWSLRAAMAAVAEAGSGVVLLLGHPLDGDVLLAHIRETADQAAVKKPTTYSIVGAGSQILRDLGVRKMRLMSAPMKFNAISGFDLEVVEYVPSE is encoded by the coding sequence GTGGCGCTCAATAGCATCGAAGAACTGGTTGAAGACATCCGCCAAGGCAAGATGGTCATCCTCATGGATGACGAAGACCGCGAGAACGAAGGCGACCTGATCATGGCCGCCGAATGCTGCAAGGCCGAGCACATCAACTTCATGGCCAAGCATGCTCGTGGGCTGATCTGCATGCCGATGACCCGCGAGCGCTGCGAGCTGCTGAAGCTGCCGCTGATGGCACCGCGCAACGGCTCGGGCTTCGGCACCAAGTTCACCGTGTCCATCGAGGCTGCCGAGGGCGTGACCACCGGTATTTCCGCGGCTGACCGTGCGCGCACCGTGCAGGCGGCTGCCGCGAAAGACGCCAAGGCCGAAGACATCGTCAGCCCCGGCCACATCTTCCCGCTGATGGCCCAGGCTGGCGGCACCCTGGCCCGCGCCGGCCACACCGAAGCGGCCTGCGACCTGGCGCGCATGGCCGGCTTCGAGCCCAGCGGCGTGATCTGCGAAGTGATGAACGACGACGGCACCATGTCCCGTCGTGCGGAGCTGGAAACCTTCGCCGCCGAACACAACATCAAGATCGGCACCATCGCCGACCTGATCCACTACCGGATGATCCACGAACGTACCGTTCAGCGGATTGCCGAGCAGCCGCTGGACAGCGAACTGGGCCAGTTCAACCTGGTGACCTACCGCGACTCGGTGGAAGGCGACGTGCACATGGCGCTGACCCTGGGCACCGTGTGCGCCGAAGAGCCGACCCTGGTGCGGGTGCACAACATGGACCCATTGCGCGACCTGTTGATGGTCAAGCAACCCGGCCGCTGGAGCCTGCGGGCCGCCATGGCCGCGGTGGCCGAGGCCGGCAGCGGCGTGGTGCTGCTGCTCGGGCACCCACTCGATGGCGACGTGCTGCTGGCGCACATCCGCGAAACCGCGGATCAAGCCGCCGTGAAAAAACCGACCACCTACAGCATTGTCGGTGCCGGTTCGCAGATCCTTCGGGACCTGGGCGTGCGTAAAATGCGCCTGATGAGCGCACCGATGAAATTTAATGCGATATCCGGTTTCGATCTGGAAGTTGTAGAATACGTGCCCTCCGAATAA
- the ribH gene encoding 6,7-dimethyl-8-ribityllumazine synthase — translation MTLKTIEGTFIAPKGRYALVVGRFNSFVVESLVGGAVDALVRHGVSESDITIIRAPGAFEIPLVAQKVAQKGEYAAIIALGAVIRGGTPHFEYVAGECTKGLAQVSMEFGVPVAFGVLTVDSIEQAIERSGTKAGNKGAEAALSALEMVSLLAQLEAK, via the coding sequence ATGACCCTGAAGACCATCGAAGGTACCTTCATCGCCCCCAAAGGCCGCTACGCTCTGGTAGTGGGCCGTTTCAACAGTTTCGTGGTCGAGAGCCTGGTTGGCGGTGCGGTCGATGCCCTGGTTCGCCATGGCGTGAGCGAAAGCGACATCACCATCATCCGTGCCCCTGGCGCCTTCGAAATTCCGCTGGTTGCGCAGAAAGTCGCTCAAAAGGGCGAATATGCGGCGATCATCGCCCTGGGCGCGGTCATTCGTGGCGGTACTCCGCACTTCGAATACGTGGCCGGCGAATGCACCAAGGGCCTGGCCCAGGTGTCCATGGAATTCGGCGTGCCAGTCGCTTTCGGCGTACTGACCGTTGACTCCATCGAGCAAGCCATCGAGCGTTCCGGCACCAAGGCCGGTAACAAAGGTGCCGAAGCTGCCCTGTCCGCCCTGGAAATGGTCAGCCTGCTGGCGCAGTTGGAGGCCAAGTGA
- the nusB gene encoding transcription antitermination factor NusB: MISDESDRFNPRDPKPADAGKPSKSAKRREARQLATQALYQWHMAKQSLNEIEAQFRVDNDFSDVDGAYFREILHGVPQFKTEIDTALTPCLDLTIEELDPVELAVLRLSTWELLKRVDVPYRVVINEGIELAKVFGSTDGHKFVNGVLDKLAPRLREAEVKAFKR; this comes from the coding sequence GTGATTAGCGACGAAAGCGATCGTTTCAACCCGCGCGATCCAAAGCCTGCGGATGCCGGCAAGCCGTCGAAAAGTGCCAAGCGCCGCGAAGCCCGTCAGCTCGCGACCCAGGCGCTGTATCAATGGCACATGGCCAAGCAATCGCTGAACGAGATTGAAGCGCAGTTTCGGGTCGACAACGATTTCAGTGATGTCGATGGCGCTTACTTCCGCGAGATCCTGCACGGGGTCCCGCAGTTCAAGACTGAAATCGACACCGCGCTCACGCCTTGCCTGGACCTGACCATCGAAGAGCTGGATCCGGTTGAACTGGCGGTGCTGCGCCTGTCCACCTGGGAGCTGCTCAAGCGCGTCGACGTACCGTACCGCGTGGTGATCAACGAAGGGATCGAGCTGGCGAAAGTCTTCGGCTCCACCGATGGCCACAAGTTCGTCAACGGTGTGCTCGACAAACTTGCCCCGCGCTTGCGTGAAGCCGAAGTGAAGGCGTTCAAGCGCTGA